The nucleotide sequence GAGAGATGATGAAACTACTAAAGAGTAACAACTAAAGAGAACTACGAGTAGGAAGAaatcatcaacttcttcttcttctccaaagctCCTGATTTGCTTTAAGCTTCGATGCGACTGGTAGAAGTTTTGGAGTtacgattctctctctctctctctctctctgcaccAAAAAGCTTTAATTAAATTagtcaaaatattttacaatttttttaattagcagCAGCCCTAATTGGTTGGGGGTTTTTGACGTTATTTACCAGATCCCATCTTTCTCCAGTTCTCCTCTgtattcaattcaattcaattgAATCCAATCCATCGACCTCTGAGCTGTCTCTTCTTCAACcctttatattattatttcttctttGCTACCGctcctttgttttttctttcattaattaaaaaaaaaaaaaaaaaaaaaaaaaaaaaaaaaaaNTGGAAGCATGCTCTCCTCATAGTCTCATGTTTATTATGTGTATGCAACACAAAGCTTCTTCCAAAAAGACAGTAGAGAGTAATCATGTTTCAGATTTTTGCTCTTTAATCATTAGTCAATTCCTATAAGacttttactatataatttaattatctacAACTTTCTAAACCATctagtactatatatttaaaatcctTCATCTTAACTCAACcaaatgctttgttttttttttagtatacatTATTACTACACCCCTAGTTTTGAGTATCAAACAAAGTGAAAACAATACAACAAATCAAACTGAGACAATaacacaataataataataatagtacatatttcttttttacaattgGGAATGCAACGACGATAGGAGATCATATTGTATTTGATGCAAAGGCAAAAGTAGGATTCTAGGCCTCCTCCTAAGTTGAACCACcgaaagacatatatatatatatgctcctGCCCTTATCATCAAagttatcatcttcttcctcacaaTCATGAATAAGGTTTAATCGATCGGGTGGGTAGGCTtcccaaaacataaaaagaaaaaagcttgaaactttcGGGAAGATAAGAATCGATAAAGAGTAGTAGGATGGAGAGTTAAGTTAGAATTTATCGACTCGGACGCCATTTCTTAGAACCTCGTAAGCATCTCGGTTCCGGCTCTTCTTCATCCCAGCAGTGAAATAGACCTTTGTTGCATCTGTGGATATGCTTGTCACTTTAACCCATATCATAACTTTTGTCTTGATTCCTTCCACCTCTCCTAACTTGCCTTTCTCAAGGTGTCCTGTTACCGTTGTGGCGAATTTCAAGACTGATGAATCCTTGTACCCAACTTCACAGATGGTTGGGATCATAACAGTTAGTATCTTGCTCTGTTCATCGAACTCGTAGTTTGTGGCATCCTCTGGGAAGATTCCCACGGGTAGATCATACTCTTTTAGTAACTCAGGCAATGGCTTCTGCATTTTCCCTGGTGAATTGAGTATTGGAATGTCAAATATTTGAAAGATTAGAAGCTGTTGTGTGCGTCACAAGACAAGAGTGATCATGCAaacctttgattttgttgacCAACCATTTCGTTCCTCCTTCAATGCTCGTTGACACCGACTGGAA is from Camelina sativa cultivar DH55 chromosome 20, Cs, whole genome shotgun sequence and encodes:
- the LOC104768295 gene encoding uncharacterized protein At5g01610-like, which gives rise to MDQIFNKVGSYWIGQKANKQFDSVGTDLNSVSTSIEGGTKWLVNKIKGKMQKPLPELLKEYDLPVGIFPEDATNYEFDEQSKILTVMIPTICEVGYKDSSVLKFATTVTGHLEKGKLGEVEGIKTKVMIWVKVTSISTDATKVYFTAGMKKSRNRDAYEVLRNGVRVDKF